The Haliotis asinina isolate JCU_RB_2024 chromosome 3, JCU_Hal_asi_v2, whole genome shotgun sequence genome segment TACTGTCAGAAAgttaaagggacataactctctcTGGGCTGCTTCCAAACCACACCACAAGTTGTTTGTGCCCTATGTGAGCTCGAAAGTCATGATTGTTGCTTCATTTAGGTGAATAGAAGGCATATGACATACATCTAAAAACATGTCCATCAGTTTAGTATCAAGTGATATTCCAGTTTGCTTCAAATTATCAATTAGCTATGGTTAAAACTTGACTgacaaaattattttcaaaaagaaTTCACTTCACTACAACAGTTTCAGAATGGGAGACCACGTTGTAAATGCCACAATGACAACACCTGTCAACATGACAGAGGCACAGATTGTAACAACAGCTGTGATTGGTTcaattcttgtcatcttggtagtGGCAAACCTGGTTATGTTTTCCATTTACAAGAAACTGACAAGTGATGGGGATTGCACCAACAAATCCAAGAAACGGGAGAGTGTGCAGCTGTACCAGGTGAAGCCAGCTGGAGAATACAACTCTGTATCACGCAGCAGCCATCTCAACAAATCATATTCCAGGGAAAACATCACACACACCATTTCCTTAAACGGGGAGGACAATATATCAGGTGATTATTCTACAGCAGTTAGGTCCCTCAGCCGAGATAGAAGTTTGGAAACAGCTAGTGGTGTTGAAGTCTCCCCTCAGTTAGATACTTCATTTATTTCACACCAGTTTCGCAGGAATGAAAATCTTGAAAAGTCACATGAGACAATTTCAAACTTGGACTTAAACCAATCCACTGACTCATCACTGGTTGAAACTGAGGCTCAGATTCATCTTCAACATTTACCAAGTGATAGAAAATCAAGTGCATTTAGTGATGTTCATAGATATCGCagcataaaatatcaaatgtgGGAGAAACCATCCAACGTAGGTCCTCGTCAACATCAGGATGCCGCCTTTCCCATTCCAGCAGGAATAACTAGGGAGAAGCACATCACTAGGAAGTGTTCTGAAAGTCGACACTGCCACCAGCAGGTACGGGGCTATGTGGATCTGACAGACTTTGACAACGACACTGATACAGACATCCAGTGCATGTGTAGTATGGCTAGTGTGGAACTGCCGTCCATGGTGGTCGGGGAAGAAAGCTTCAAGGGTCATGGAAGTAAAGCAAACAGTCCGATCAGTGTTCTTGGAAGACCTATTGTAGAATTTCAGAACCAAGCATTTGAATTTTCCGAAACCAAAACAGCCCTTGAAGAATTCACTGACACAGAATTGTGATGGTTGTTTACCCACTGAATGTCTCTAAATCCCGTTGCAGGTTTTGCCCAAGCTTTGAACTAGAATCTGAAGTTAGCTGTACAATGTGCTTTCTCTATGTTCTGAGATGAACAGCTGATTCAATAATTCCACATAATGGAGGGAATCAGTATTGAACTTTGTACTTAAAGACTGATGATCCATTGAAAATTGATTGTTTTGATTTATATCCGGTGATGATACTTCCTGAAGCACTCATAAAATTATCAGAGTAACTCCTGATGGCAACATCTAACTGTCTATCAGTTTGATAATTCTGCAACATTCCAGTCATGGGATAATGGcctgtatatacatgtgtgtgaagAAGACAACCCAGTGGCCATCCACATTGTAGTGTATGACACACAATCATATATAATACAAAAAATAACACTACTAattttgttctttgtttttgtctttataCAAGGTTGATCAAGTTTCACATAGTAGTCAGTGACATGACAAGCTAACACTTACACCAGTGGGCTACCCCTTTGCCCGGTTTCTTGTAGGAAGGTAATTATAGTCAATCATGTGTCTCAGTACAGGAAATCACAAGTCAGTTATTCAAGGAGGCTTGGTCAATCATGTCTGCCTCACCTGGTTCACCATCTTACACAACTTTGTTGTGTCAGGACAtcagttttaaaaaaacaaacaaaagtgacACCTTCTTTTGGCAATAAGATTAATTCATCAAGTCCAGTTATAAGAAAAAGGTGGAACAGTTACAATTTTACTCTGTGCAATAGACCCACTCTAGAAGACATAACTATTCAAGCTCATGTttctcatgagtgagtgagtgaatttaattttacgccggactcagcagtattccagctatatggcggtggtctgtaaataatcgagtctggaccagacaatccagtcatcaacaacacgagcatcgatctgcgcatttgggaaccgatgacatgtgtcaaccaagtcagcgaacctgaccacccgataccgtttgtcaggtcttacgacaagcatagtcgccttctatggcaagcatgggctactgaaggcctaatgtaccccgggaccttcatgagtCTGTTTCTCATGACGTCATATATGGCACCATTACATATCTGATAAATCTTCTCAGATGGCCTTCCTTCATCAGGAAACAGTCAACATGTGACAGACAGAAGACATTGTTTACACAACTCCAACCTGTAATCCATCACATTATGTTCATACTTGTCATGACACTGCAAAACACCGACAGGGATGACAAGCATTTTATAAAAAAGGatacaatttcaaaaatattttactatCTACATGGTCATCATATGTGTGTTGTTATTCTGTGTATGATACTTAATAAACAAACAGCCATGTAATACTGGGTGTAAACCCTTTCAACCATCACTTTGAACTTtctaaaaatacataaacactcaaaacaaacaaatctccATCCACTGTTTGAGTTACAATGTACCAATGTCTGTGGAAAAAAATCACCCCAAAAGCTCGGAACATACAGTGAAAATAAAAAGAAGAGGTAAAAACAGACATTCTATTCGCCACTCATTAAATAATAATACCATATATGCTACGGCCTTGTTGTGTTGTGTCTACTAcaaagataagataagataagatatcgCCTTAAAAATATACTTTGAATGTTAATGTCCTGAAAACAGTAAGTGTTGAGTACACAACCAAATCCACTACTTCTGAAAGGAATAACACATTTTAACTAGCTAGGTCCAACAGGTTCACTGGGAGTTTGGAATTCATATTATGTCCGTAATCTTTCATATTACCTACATCAAGCAAATATTTATACCACCAGGTCTGGCACACCTATCTATCACTTCTCTTAACAAGTTTAGAAATGTATTACCATCTGATTCTGTCATGGTAAGTACACATAAGCTTAGTTTCTATAAATAGCTGCCAAACACGTCAGTTGAGAAAAATTCTTAATAGCTGGACAGCAACAAAGTGATTGGTTAATCCAATCTTAACTCATGAAATAACGATTAATCAAAGGTATATCAAATGATGACAACACAAGGCACCAAAAATAAACACGAAACTGCGTCATTACATTACATGGTCTTGCGCAGAGGATTTATACCATCAACGGTTAATGATAACATAAACTGAAGTTTGAGAGAAGGACATCGTCGTTGCTCTGAAAAGGGACTTTAATGTAGTTCTTCAAAACTCCTACAGCAGAAGAAATTTAAATGCCGCAAGTAAATACCTTACACCACGAAAGACAGATGACATCTGAGGAAATGATCTGTGTTTTGCTGGGAGGTACATAACAATATCAACTAATCAAGGAGACTATTTCCTTCAAATTCTTTAATGTGACAACGTTGAAGAGCTCCGAAAGAATGGAGTATATCACTGTAACAGCAATGGTCCTTCTGTGTGCTATTGGTGGTAGCACTTCATGCAGTCCACCTCCGTGCATGAAATGTGATGTGGGGCCAAGTGGACAACAAGAAGACTTTGTGTGCCAGCAGATTTGTCCCAGTTCCCTCCCACCGAGTGTAAAAACTCTGGTGCTGATGAACGGGAAGTGTCCTCCGATGGAatccatgatgatgtccagataCATCAGCAGAATGACCCAGCTGGAGTCTCTCACCATCAATCGGTACAACATCCACAGGTTCTGGGGGGCCGTCTTTGAGACAAACACTCAGCTCAAACATCTCAACCTCATGCTTAATGACTTCAGTACTTTTGGGACAACAACTTTCCAAGGTCTGACAATGTTGGAGGAATTGAACATGATGCGAAGCAATATTGTAACTGTTCCTGACAATGGCTTCTCTCCACTGTCATCTCTGAAGACTCTCAACCTAATGGCAAACAAGATTACAGACATATCTGCGGCAGCATTTGCTGGGCTGTCCAGTCTTGAGACAATAGACCTAACATATAACCCAATCGCTACAGTTGCCAGCAAGTCATTCCAACCCTTACAGTCAGTCCAAACCATAAAACTTCTTAACAACCAGCTTACTGCAATCCCTACATCACTTTTTTCTAACCTCTCGAACCTGAAGACGTTGGACATGACCTCTAACAAGATATCCTTTGTTGCATCAGATGCCTTCACAGGAACTGCAATGGACACATTGGACATATCGCAGAATATGCTTACATCTGTTCCAAACTTCAAGACTTGTCGATCACCTCCAAGAACACTAAACCTTCAAAATAACAGGATCATATCTGTTGGAGCAGGTGATTTCAGTGGTTTCACAATGAAGACTCTGAACCTGAGAAACAACTCGATCAGTAAAGTGGAAAATGGTGCCTTTGCTGGAAGCCACATTTCAGAGTTGGACTTGGGAGAAAACCAGCTTAGCTCCTTGCCAGAGTCGATGTCAGTCATGCTGGCATCTGTGAGTATACTGAAGCTGGATCATCATGACAACTGGCAGTGCGTGTGTAGCCAGCTATGGCTGTCTCGTTACCTGAGCACACGTCATATACAGGACGGACCTACATGCATGAGTCCTATTATGTACATGGGTAGAAAATTGTCAGATGCCACACCTGATCTGGAGATTGAATGCAAATCAacaactacgactactactactactactactactaccacgacaacaacaactaccacaacaaccactcctactacaactacaaccactacaactaccacaacAACTCCAACCACTACAACAACTCCAACGACCACCacaactacaaccaccacaactacaactaccactacaacagttcctactacaactactacaaccacCAAAATGCCTTCAACAACAATTACATCAACAACAAGAATATCAACAACAACTACAAGAACCTCATCAAACCCTCTTCCcaaggtgaaggtgaaggctaCTGCCATCAGTGGAGCTCAGATGGCAACCAATGAAATCTCTCTCGTGCCTATAATTGCTGGCGTAGCATGTGGTGTGCTGCTCTTGGCAGGCACTGCCACAACCTGCATTGTgtacaagaacaagaacaagaacaggAACAAAGTGTCCCCAAGGATGCATGCTGACAGTTTTCAGTGAAAGAACAAGTATCTGCTGGCATGGACTACACTTGTTTATGGAGCTTCAGTGTTTAGAAGCCATCTGTTATATGTCCAAAATGGTTAAATGATTTAAACCATGATAGGCTGTTATTAGCAGTTTCAAGACAAgcaggtttgtttgttgtgagtGTAGATATATCCACTATGTTTACATTGTGCCATTTCAAACATTATGTGTTAATTAATTGTTTATGGTTCATATATTTTCCTAAGTGACTAATCAAATATGTGACGGATATTAACTAAAATAATGTAGAGCTTAGGCTTGCATGGTTAGCACTTCACTGCATTGTAAACTAACTAGCCATAACTGCACGATAGAACATTATCCTGCACATGTACAAGTCAACTGTGGCAATATGAGAAAAGAAATAAGAACACCATATTTGTTACAATAAATATGACTGATGAAGCAATTGAGGTAATAATTTCCGTGTATGAATATATACTTTTTGAGTGAGCTGGGTATTACAATGTTTTGGTATTAATCCtgaaatatcacagcagggcaCATATTGTGGACACCCACCCTGTTTCTTGTGGTGAATGACAGCTCAAACAATGAGGCCACCACCCTGCTATATCAGAGATACCACCCCACCACCAAGTGCTGCAAATAGCAGTTTCAGGGATCAGActtagtagtttgaccataaaattagtagtcagCTAAATTCTTAAAATCATGATGCATTCTGTTAAAgatcatatgacaccaatcaagAGTGAAGCTTTCATTTCACATACCTCCAACAGCAGATTATCAGCATTACATTTTTAATGACATCTCTTTTTGGCAAAAATTTTTCTGACtgacaaaaatgcatttttgtctatatatccaACTTTTAATGAGTATTCTTCAAATTTTGTAGAATTTATCATGCAATCATACTGGCATAGTTTCAGGCATAAATTCGTAGTGACGACAATAAAATCGTAGAGTTTGTCATTTTTGCTATACATCTGGAAGTTGACTGCACTAACATGAAACATTCCATGTACTAAATGACCTTTCATATCCTTATTTTAAGAGGTGCCCTCACTTGTACTACTGCAACATATAGCCATTCAATCATGGGAGCTTGTTGGTCATACACTTCAAATTGCTTTGTGACATTGACTCAACTTAAACTGGCATACCATCTATATGAGCAAGTTAATATGGTTTCAAATAATGCTTAACAGAACTTATAATAAATTGACCATTAGATATTTGTTTTTATCCTAAAGACATCTGGCAATCTGTAAGAAAATTTGCCAACCCAAAATAACCTTTAATATTTTGATTTCAACTTAAGAAGCTGTAATAAATCACTGTGTGTGACTGCTGGCCCTGATAAGCCATCAATGAGCCCACAGACATGAGGGTCAAGGCATTGATCAAGTCTAATGTATATTAAACTTCAACAAAATCAATAGTCTGagtaaatatcacagcagaCTCAACAATTACATCAAACAGTGTTTCACTAAGGAATTTTTAATTTGGAATCTCTATAACACATCAAGTGTGTGTTCACTTAAGTAAGTGTTATAAGAAACATGATTTAGTTGAAGTTGATGGCAAGGTGCAGACATCTTGAGAAGTCAGCCAGGGAGTCTGTGAACGTTAGCTGGTGACAAGTATGTAGAGATAGGTATTCACAACCACTTCAAATGTATGCTAATGACATTTGGTGACAAAATGACTGAAACTACCATCAACCAACATACATGTTGAAGCAATCTGCTCTGTCTGGAAGCTATCCTTTCACTGCATCATAACGTAACAACATCATGGTAAGTCACCACACTTAATAATCGGACatttcttttgaaaggtgaCGACAATGGAATCCATGACGGTGAAATTTCTGTTTCCGATTCTGACACTGCTGAGTGTTGGAAAATGTGGCCCAGATAATAACTGTCGCCCAGAAATGAAATGTCCAATGGACCTTCCTCCTTCTGTGACTTGCCTGACCATGGTCCGCACTCCATGTGATGCATTCAAGGACGGGATGATGACAATAGTAAAACTTGGGAGTCTGAGAAAACTCCAGACTTTGATAATAAATGATTGTAACATCATCATGTTTCGGGGCTCACCATTTGCTGGAAATGCTGACTTGACTGACCTACAGCTCATATCAAACAGGTTCGGCACATACGACAACAGAACATTTCAAAACTTGAGAAAACTGGAATCTCTCAAGATAACAAGGAGTAATGTGGCTGTTCTTCCTGATGGTGCTTTTAAGGATTTAGTCTCCCTAATCCATCTTAACCTGCAGCTGAATCATATCACAACCATAAAACAGGGAAGCTTCTCTGGACTAGGAAGACTGCAGACACTGGATCTTAGTTACAACAGCATAACAACTATTGAAGCCAATACATTTGACTCACTGACTTCTCTACAAAGCATAACCCTTCAAAATAACCAGATCTCCTCCCTTCCAGATGCAGTTTTTGAAAAGGTAATTAATTTGAATACACTAACTCTAAAATCAAACAATCTTACAAAATTTACCACAAGCTTGACTTTGGACAAACTTGACCTGTCCTCAAATGAACTTACATTGATTCCAAAGGCCCATTCAAAAATGCTTGAACTTGAAAATAACAAGATCTCCATTGTCAAAAGTGGAGATTTTGTTGGAATGACAACTGCATTGGTAGATTTGAAACACAACCCAATTTTTTACATTGAACCTGGTGCCTTCAGTGGCAGTACTATCTCTGAGCTGAATCTTGACTCCACCAAGTTAACATCTCTACCCCAGTCAATGTCCTCACTGACTAACAAGAACACTACATTGAAGCTGGACATGAACCCTGactggaagtgtgtgtgtgaccaGCTGTGGCTGGCTCGGTACCTGAAgggtggaggaggaggaggacctTCCTGCAGCTCACTGAAGCATGTAGGTCAGAAGTTAGGCGACATAGTGCTGGACCTCGAAGCTGAATGCATGACGACCACAACATTGTCAAGTTCTTCAGGAGACATCAAGACAGTGTTTCCAAAATCGACCAAGTTAAAGCACTCTTCCAGTCAAGGACCAGAAGAAGCTGGGCAGTCCAGCCCTGCTCCCATCATTGTTGGTGTGACCTGTGCAATCCTCCTGGCAGCTGCAGTCATCCTGGGACTCATGTTATGGAATAAGAAGTTCAAGGTGAAACCTTCTCAAGCATCACCGAGGCACATGGAGCTGCCAGATGCTCTGACCAGCAGGAGTGAGCCTGGAAAAGCTCCATCCTCCACTGGCTGTCATCAAGGCTTCACAAATGGACCACTGCAAAAGCGGTTTCTGAGCCCATGAATGAAAGATTGgtatacagtggaatctgtcaaaaccagcatctgtctaatccacCAAGTTCTCAACATCGGCAAAAATTCAAAGTACCTTTGGTGGCTTggacatttatcatcagctctgcaatccggcacattgcctAAAGTGGATTATTTCCTGAGTCCAAAtgagtgccggattagacagcttccactgtatatcctATTGTTTTGATGCACTGAAAGATTACAGAGTATAGCTGTCAGAAATTAAGGTAATACAACTCAGACATAATTTCATATTGCTACTATGGTTAATCACTATATATTATATAGGACAGGTAGTGGTTCTTATGACTCTTATaatatattacaatactatACAGACTGTGATTGTTATGTCTAATATTGCCCTACCAAATAGATTGTTTGTGTTACTATGTGATTGTTCTGACCTCTATATCACCACACTGTACAGACTGTTAGACATGTTATTGTTGTTTACTCTAG includes the following:
- the LOC137278562 gene encoding uncharacterized protein, which translates into the protein MGDHVVNATMTTPVNMTEAQIVTTAVIGSILVILVVANLVMFSIYKKLTSDGDCTNKSKKRESVQLYQVKPAGEYNSVSRSSHLNKSYSRENITHTISLNGEDNISGDYSTAVRSLSRDRSLETASGVEVSPQLDTSFISHQFRRNENLEKSHETISNLDLNQSTDSSLVETEAQIHLQHLPSDRKSSAFSDVHRYRSIKYQMWEKPSNVGPRQHQDAAFPIPAGITREKHITRKCSESRHCHQQVRGYVDLTDFDNDTDTDIQCMCSMASVELPSMVVGEESFKGHGSKANSPISVLGRPIVEFQNQAFEFSETKTALEEFTDTEL
- the LOC137277249 gene encoding leucine-rich repeat-containing protein 4-like; amino-acid sequence: MEYITVTAMVLLCAIGGSTSCSPPPCMKCDVGPSGQQEDFVCQQICPSSLPPSVKTLVLMNGKCPPMESMMMSRYISRMTQLESLTINRYNIHRFWGAVFETNTQLKHLNLMLNDFSTFGTTTFQGLTMLEELNMMRSNIVTVPDNGFSPLSSLKTLNLMANKITDISAAAFAGLSSLETIDLTYNPIATVASKSFQPLQSVQTIKLLNNQLTAIPTSLFSNLSNLKTLDMTSNKISFVASDAFTGTAMDTLDISQNMLTSVPNFKTCRSPPRTLNLQNNRIISVGAGDFSGFTMKTLNLRNNSISKVENGAFAGSHISELDLGENQLSSLPESMSVMLASVSILKLDHHDNWQCVCSQLWLSRYLSTRHIQDGPTCMSPIMYMGRKLSDATPDLEIECKSTTTTTTTTTTTTTTTTTTTTTTPTTTTTTTTTTTTPTTTTTPTTTTTTTTTTTTTTTTVPTTTTTTTKMPSTTITSTTRISTTTTRTSSNPLPKVKVKATAISGAQMATNEISLVPIIAGVACGVLLLAGTATTCIVYKNKNKNRNKVSPRMHADSFQ
- the LOC137277250 gene encoding chondroadherin-like, encoding MTVKFLFPILTLLSVGKCGPDNNCRPEMKCPMDLPPSVTCLTMVRTPCDAFKDGMMTIVKLGSLRKLQTLIINDCNIIMFRGSPFAGNADLTDLQLISNRFGTYDNRTFQNLRKLESLKITRSNVAVLPDGAFKDLVSLIHLNLQLNHITTIKQGSFSGLGRLQTLDLSYNSITTIEANTFDSLTSLQSITLQNNQISSLPDAVFEKVINLNTLTLKSNNLTKFTTSLTLDKLDLSSNELTLIPKAHSKMLELENNKISIVKSGDFVGMTTALVDLKHNPIFYIEPGAFSGSTISELNLDSTKLTSLPQSMSSLTNKNTTLKLDMNPDWKCVCDQLWLARYLKGGGGGGPSCSSLKHVGQKLGDIVLDLEAECMTTTTLSSSSGDIKTVFPKSTKLKHSSSQGPEEAGQSSPAPIIVGVTCAILLAAAVILGLMLWNKKFKVKPSQASPRHMELPDALTSRSEPGKAPSSTGCHQGFTNGPLQKRFLSP